The following proteins are co-located in the Ailuropoda melanoleuca isolate Jingjing chromosome 13, ASM200744v2, whole genome shotgun sequence genome:
- the FLRT3 gene encoding leucine-rich repeat transmembrane protein FLRT3, whose product MISPAWSIFLIGTKIGLFLQVAPLPVMAKSCPSVCRCDAGFIYCNDRFLTSIPTGIPEDATTLYLQNNQINNAGIPSDLKNLLKVERIYLYHNSLDEFPTNLPKYVKELHLQENNIRTITYDSLSKIPYLEELHLDDNSVSAVSIEEGAFRDSNYLRLLFLSRNHLSTIPWGLPRTIEELRLDDNRISTISSPSLQGLTSLKRLVLDGNLLNNHGLGDKVFFNLVNLTELSLVRNSLTAAPVNLPGTNLRKLYLQDNHINRVPPNAFSYLRQLYRLDMSNNNLSNLPQGIFDDLDNITQLILRNNPWYCGCKMKWVRDWLQSLPMKVNVRGLMCQAPEKVRGMAIKDLNAELFDCKDSAIVSTIQITTAIPNTVYPAQGQWPAPVTKQPDIKNPKLTKDQRTTGSPARKTIIITVKSVTSDTIHISWKLVLPMTALRLSWLKLGHSPASGSITETIVTGERNEYLVTALEPESPYRVCMVPMETSNLYLFDDTRVCIETETAPLRMYNPTTTLNREQEKEPYKNPHLPLAAIIGGAVALVTISLLALVCWYVHRNGSLFSRNCAYSKGRRRKDDYAEAGTKKDNSILEIRETSFQMLPISNEPISKEEFVIHTIFPPNGMNLYKNNHSESSSNRSYRDSGIPDSDHSHS is encoded by the coding sequence ATGATCAGCCCAGCCTGGAGCATCTTCCTCATCGGGACTAAAATTGGGCTGTTCCTTCAGGTGGCACCTCTACCAGTCATGGCTAAGTCCTGCCCATCTGTGTGCCGCTGTGATGCAGGTTTCATTTACTGTAATGATCGCTTTCTGACATCTATTCCGACAGGAATACCAGAGGATGCTACAACTCTCTACCTTCAGAACAACCAAATTAATAACGCTGGGATTCCTTCAGATTTGAAAAACTTgctaaaagtagaaagaatatacCTATACCACAACAGTTTAGATGAATTTCCTACCAACCTACCAAAGTATGTAAAAGAGTTACATTTGCAAGAAAATAACATAAGGACTATCACTTATGATTCACTTTCCAAAATACCCTATCTGGAAGAATTACATTTAGATGATAACTCGGTGTCTGCTGTTAGCATTGAAGAGGGGGCATTCCGAGACAGCAACTATCTCCGACTGCTCTTCCTGTCCCGTAATCACCTTAGCACAATCCCCTGGGGATTGCCCAGGACTATCGAAGAACTACGCTTGGATGATAATCGCATATCCACTATTTCATCACCATCTCTTCAAGGTCTCACTAGCCTCAAACGCCTGGTTTTGGATGGAAACCTGTTGAACAACCATGGTTTAGGTGATAAAGTTTTCTTCAACCTAGTCAACTTAACAGAACTGTCCCTGGTACGGAATTCCCTGACTGCTGCACCAGTAAACCTTCCAGGCACAAACCTGAGGAAGCTTTATCTTCAAGATAACCACATCAATCGGGTGCccccaaatgctttttcttatcTAAGGCAGCTGTATCGACTCGATATGTCCAATAACAACCTAAGTAATTTACCTCAGGGTATCTTTGATGATTTAGACAATATAACCCAACTGATTCTTCGTAACAATCCCTGGTATTGCGGGTGCAAGATGAAATGGGTACGTGACTGGTTACAATCACTACCTATGAAGGTCAATGTGCGTGGGCTTATGTGCCAAGCCCCAGAAAAAGTTCGGGGGATGGCTATTAAGGACCTTAATGCAGAACTGTTTGATTGTAAGGACAGTGCCATTGTAAGCACCATTCAGATAACGACTGCAATACCCAACACGGTATATCCTGCTCAAGGACAGTGGCCAGCTCCAGTGACCAAACAACCAGACATTAAGAACCCCAAACTCACTAAAGATCAGCGAACCACAGGGAGTCCagcaagaaaaacaattataattacTGTGAAATCTGTCACCTCCGACACAATTCATATCTCTTGGAAACTTGTCCTACCTATGACTGCTTTAAGACTCAGCTGGCTCAAACTGGGCCATAGCCCAGCATCTGGATCTATAACAGAAACGATTGTAACAGGGGAACGCAATGAATACTTAGTCACAGCCCTGGAGCCTGAGTCGCCCTATCGAGTCTGCATGGTTCCCATGGAAACCAGTAACCTCTACCTATTTGACGACACCCGTGTTTGTATTGAGACTGAAACTGCACCCCTTCGAATGTACAACCCTACAACCACCCTTAAtcgagagcaagagaaagaaccTTACAAAAACCCCCATTTACCATTGGCTGCCATCATTGGTGGGGCTGTGGCCCTGGTGACCATCTCCCTTCTTGCTTTAGTGTGCTGGTATGTTCATAGGAACGGATCACTCTTCTCAAGGAACTGTGCGTACAgcaaagggaggagaagaaaggatgaCTACGCGGAAGCTGGCACTAAGAAGGACAACTCCATCCTGGAAATCAGGGAGACTTCTTTTCAGATGTTACCAATAAGCAATGAACCAATCTCAAAGGAGGAATTTGTAATACACACCATATTTCCTCCTAATGGAATGAATCTGTACAAAAACAATCACAGTGAAAGCAGTAGTAACCGAAGCTACAGAGACAGTGGCATTCCAGACTCAGATCACTCACACTCATGA